A genome region from Carassius carassius chromosome 23, fCarCar2.1, whole genome shotgun sequence includes the following:
- the cetp gene encoding cholesteryl ester transfer protein, with product MMERSVVLLLVLALVNISCCCLDPPAAYRFTGAVCRLTHPAAVVLNEKTTEVIQAAFQHAKYPSVEGQRSIGFGTVKYGFHNLEIYNLSIGKSEFELMENKGIGISISNVSAVFKGTINYGYGSWLLDLKQSVDFEVESQIDLVINPKLYCGKGKVAADTSDCYLTFHKLKLLLQGDREPGWLKRIFTDIITFTVKLVVKSQICKEVNNAANILADFIQEQAELFLSDGDIGVDISVTSSPIIKSNYIESYHKGLVIYNNTKSDLSTSVFNPSQLTEKRMLNFWISDGLLDPLMSAAHHDGRFIRNISGTELTDLFQTELSTARPELLNKWLSSEGPMLKARSVSVPHLWTTTEGTSVRSVAGVELLLDSQIMPALYFETDVTVVVNASYAEKKLILKASAERISITKVSTSEGPTEMEENLRSYFQEAVEKMGIPKVISYLEPELTALMDEQGLNLFDIINPEVLPQDGYVIVQLDFGFPQHLLVEFLKRTLN from the exons ATGATGGAGAGGAGTGTTGTGCTGCTCCTGGTTCTTGCTCTGGTCAATATTAGTTGTTGTTGTCTGGATCCTCCCGCTGCCTACAGGTTTACAGGAGCAGTTTGCAGGCTTACCCATCCCGCTGCGGTAGTTC TGAATGAGAAAACTACTGAAGTTATACAGGCCGCTTTTCAGCATGCCAAATATCCCAGTGTAGAGGGGCAACGATCGATAGGCTTTGGTACGGTGAAATATGGATTCCACAA CTTAGAGATCTATAACCTGTCCATTGGAAAGAGTGAGTTTGAGCTGATGGAGAATAAAGGAATAGGGATCtccatttcaaatgtttctgCTGTATTCAAAGGGACCATTAACTATGGTTATGGCAGTTGGCT ACTCGACCTAAAACAGTCAGTGGATTTTGAAGTTGAGTCTCAAATCGACCTGGTCATCAATCCAAAACTAT acTGTGGAAAGGGCAAAGTGGCTGCAGACACGTCAGACTGTTACCTCACGTTTCACAAACTGAAGCTGCTCCTGCAGGGAGACAGAGA GCCTGGCTGGCTGAAAAGAATATTCACAGATATTATCACTTTCACAGTGAAGTTAGTAGTGAAGTCACAG ATCTGTAAGGAAGTAAACAATGCAGCTAACATACTAGCAGACTTCATACAGGAGCAAGCGG aaCTGTTTCTTAGTGATGGTGACATTGGTGTGGATATCTCTGTGACTTCTTCCCCAATCATCAAATCTAATTATATTGAATCATACCATAAG GGGTTGGTTATTTACAATAATACGAAATCAGACCTCAGCACCTCTGTGTTTAACCCATCCCAACTGACCGAGAAACGCATGCTGAACTTCTGGATTTCTGATGGGCTTCTAGACCCGCTAATGTCCGCTGCACACCATGATGGACGATTTATTCGCAATATCTCTGGAACAGAACTCACG GATCTTTTTCAGACAGAGCTGTCCACAGCCAGGCCTGAATTGTTGAACAAG tGGCTGTCTTCCGAGGGTCCGATGTTAAAGGCGAGGAGTGTGTCAGTTCCACACCTGTGGACCACTACAGAGGGCACATCTGTCAGATCAGTGGCTGGAGTCGAGCTCTTACTGGACAGTCAAATCATGCCAGCTCTTTATTTTGAGACA GATGTGACAGTTGTTGTTAATGCCTCATATGCAGAGAAGAAACTAATTCTTAAGGCCAGTGCAGAGCG TATTTCTATAACAAAAGTTTCCACATCAGAAGGACCCACTGAG ATGGAGGAGAATTTGAGAAGTTATTTTCAGGAGGCAGTGGAAAAAATGGGAATACCCAAAGTCATATCAT ACCTGGAGCCAGAATTAACTGCTTTGATGGATGAACAGGGGCTCAATCTCTTTGACATCATCAATCCTGAAGTTTTACCTCAGGAT GGGTATGTAATAGTCCAGCTGGATTTTGGTTTTCCACAACATCTGCTGGTGGAATTCCTCAAAAGGACGCTGAATTGA
- the LOC132101554 gene encoding homocysteine-responsive endoplasmic reticulum-resident ubiquitin-like domain member 1 protein gives MENCKVSDKETISLVIKTPNQFHGDQLIEGVRVDWTVKDLKFHLSKVYPTNPAEKDQRLIYSGKLLQDNLLLSDVFSKVPSETKPTLHLVCAVRPQHAAQLGARHKVTSTQQQSSLPTPLTASQSSESSGPSVTSVPSMDGLRQRGHGAWSGTNMSTPVTAAMTHPSFPTYSLYSPQQLLWLQQMYACQYYMQYHAAMAAAASAPVATAASSLPVGPHQAAVPAALPNQGPINDLPANQNDPGPAFINPEGANQNLRMNAQGGPVMEDEEDMNRDWLDWVYTASRLGVFLSIVYFYSSLSRFILVMSSLVIMYLHTAGWFPFRQRPQARPHNLPAPEIIQNQQNQNEDRHPGPVLPPGEVEDAGVAEPAMTAVPVPPVRPPVLWRAWVFFKAFFASLIPEAPQGVAN, from the exons ATGGAAAATTGTAAGGTCTCGGATAAAGAGACGATCTCACTGGTCATTAAAACGCCTAATCAGTTTCACGGCGATCAGCTGATCGAGGGAGTTCGCGTGGACTGGACTGTGAAAGACCTCAAATTTCACCTCTCCAAGGTTTATCCCACCAACCCG GCTGAGAAAGACCAACGACTCATTTACTCTGGCAAGCTGCTTCAGGACAACCTGCTTCTGAGTGATGTTTTCTCAAAG GTTCCTTCAGAAACCAAGCCCACTCTTCACCTGGTGTGTGCTGTGAGACCCCAGCATGCTGCCCAACTTGGAGCGAGACACAAG GTGACATCAACACAGCAGCAGAGTTCCCTGCCCACCCCACTAACTGCTAGCCAAAGCTCAGAGTCTTCAGGACCATCTGTGACCTCTGTACCCTCCATGGACGGCCTTAGACAGCGGGGTCATGGTGCCTGGTCTGGCACTAACATGTCtac GCCTGTAACAGCAGCGATGACACACCCATCCTTCCCCACATACTCCCTCTACAGTCCACAACAGCTCCTGTGGTTGCAGCAGATGTATGCCTGCCAGTACTACATGCAGTA TCACGCTGCCATGGCAGCTGCCGCCTCCGCCCCAGTGGCCACCGCTGCTTCCTCACTCCCTGTTGGCCCTCATCAAGCTGCTGTACCTGCAGCCTTACCCAATCAAGGTCCTATCAACGACCTGCCAGCTAATCAGAATGACCCAGGTCCTGCATTCATCAACCCAGAGGGAGCCAATCAGAATCTGCGAATGAATGCCCAGGGTGGACCTGTGATGGAAGATGAGGAGGACATGAACCGCGACTGGCTGGATTGGGTGTACACTGCATCCCGATTGGGTGTCTTCCTGAGCATTGTGTACTTCTATTCTAGCCTGAGCCGCTTCATCCTGGTCATGAGCAGCCTGGTCATTATGTACCT ACATACAGCAGGCTGGTTTCCTTTTAGACAGAGACCCCAAGCCAGGCCTCACAATCTGCCAGCACCAGAGATCATTCAGAACCAACAAAACCAAAATGAGGACAGACATCCAGGACCT GTGCTGCCCCCTGGTGAAGTGGAGGATGCTGGTGTTGCTGAACCTGCTATGACGGCAGTGCCTGTTCCCCCAGTTAGACCACCCGTCCTATGGAGAGCTTGGGTGTTTTTCAAAGCCTTTTTTGCTTCTCTGATACCTGAGGCTCCACAGGGTGTTGCAAACTGA